One Pseudonocardia abyssalis DNA segment encodes these proteins:
- a CDS encoding helix-turn-helix domain-containing protein → MSDATKVAAAASSRDPSVGLAAVASLRGLLESLEELQVGNARDQGWSWQQIAEVLRVSRQAVHKKYRRFGF, encoded by the coding sequence ATGAGTGATGCCACGAAGGTCGCGGCGGCGGCCTCCAGTAGGGACCCGTCCGTCGGTCTGGCTGCGGTGGCCTCCCTGCGGGGGCTGCTGGAGTCGCTGGAGGAGCTGCAGGTGGGCAACGCGCGGGACCAGGGCTGGTCCTGGCAGCAGATCGCCGAGGTCCTGCGGGTGAGCCGCCAGGCCGTCCACAAGAAGTACCGCCGGTTCGGGTTCTGA
- the trmD gene encoding tRNA (guanosine(37)-N1)-methyltransferase TrmD — translation MRIDVVTIFPGYLAPLREALLGRAIEAGLVDLGVHDLRDWTHDVHQAVDDSPYGGGPGMVMRPQVWGEALDAVVDSPARLVVPTPAGRPFTQATAQAWASEERLVFACGRYEGIDQRVVDAYADRMPVDEVSIGDYVLVGGEVAVMVMVEAVVRLLPGVLGNPVSAQEDSFSDGLLEGPAYTRPVSWRGLDVPDVLRSGNHAAIARWRRDRALERTAARRPDLLADLPADALDRADRAFLAGLDG, via the coding sequence GTGCGGATCGACGTCGTCACCATCTTCCCCGGGTACCTGGCCCCCCTGCGGGAGGCGCTGCTCGGGCGGGCGATCGAGGCCGGTCTGGTCGACCTCGGGGTGCACGACCTGCGCGACTGGACCCACGACGTCCACCAGGCCGTCGACGACTCGCCGTACGGCGGCGGGCCCGGCATGGTCATGCGTCCGCAGGTGTGGGGCGAGGCGCTCGACGCGGTCGTGGACTCCCCGGCCCGGCTGGTCGTGCCCACCCCGGCCGGGCGGCCGTTCACCCAGGCGACCGCGCAGGCCTGGGCGTCGGAGGAGCGGCTGGTGTTCGCGTGCGGGCGCTACGAGGGGATCGACCAGCGCGTCGTCGACGCCTACGCCGACCGCATGCCCGTCGACGAGGTGAGCATCGGCGACTACGTGCTCGTCGGGGGCGAGGTGGCGGTCATGGTGATGGTCGAGGCGGTCGTGCGGCTGCTGCCCGGTGTCCTCGGCAACCCGGTCTCGGCGCAGGAGGACTCCTTCTCCGACGGCCTGCTGGAGGGTCCGGCATACACGCGGCCGGTGTCCTGGCGCGGGCTCGACGTACCGGACGTCCTGCGCAGCGGCAACCACGCCGCGATCGCCCGGTGGCGACGCGACCGGGCGCTGGAGCGCACCGCGGCCCGTCGGCCCGACCTGCTCGCCGACCTGCCCGCCGACGCCCTCGACCGCGCGGACCGGGCGTTCCTGGCCGGTCTGGACGGGTGA
- the lepB gene encoding signal peptidase I: protein MNGSPRGAAPADGARRGGAVNGDRPGPANGSGRTAPGDGAAGRNGSGPAEGPRGGRYGAVPPPVRGTRPPTRPQRTPADDEPTVVHDDLASAVEAPDVDEALSDDQPEAPPAAATEFPGRHRRRAGASPTSRPAAEYKAQAAAARGGKKVRPGRRRRENFWRELPLLIVVALVLTFTIQTFLAKVYVIPSGSMETTLHGCTGCNNDRVLVDKVTYRFTDPAPGDVVVFRGPDGWINTEFSAPQSDNALVNGLQQFGSLIGLAPPDEKDFVKRVIAVGGQTVQCCDSRDRLIVDGDPLDEPYVYFLPEAGPAREQRFDPVTVPEGQLWMMGDSRNNSSDSRANGHGAVPVENVIGQARLIVLPFGRFGWIDAIDPQTQAVGMGVFNGAGTPLAMGLLGTLPLAVWRRRRADRGDPVLP from the coding sequence GTGAACGGCTCACCGCGCGGAGCCGCCCCGGCCGACGGCGCCCGTCGCGGCGGTGCCGTCAACGGCGACCGCCCGGGCCCGGCGAACGGCTCGGGGCGCACCGCCCCGGGCGACGGGGCCGCCGGCCGCAACGGGTCCGGCCCCGCAGAGGGCCCGCGGGGCGGTCGCTACGGCGCCGTGCCCCCGCCCGTCCGCGGCACCCGGCCGCCGACCCGGCCGCAGCGCACCCCCGCCGACGACGAGCCCACCGTGGTGCACGACGACCTCGCGTCCGCCGTCGAGGCCCCCGACGTCGACGAGGCCCTCTCCGACGACCAGCCCGAAGCCCCGCCCGCCGCCGCCACCGAGTTCCCCGGCCGACACCGCCGCCGGGCCGGGGCGTCGCCCACCTCCCGCCCCGCCGCCGAGTACAAGGCCCAGGCGGCCGCCGCACGCGGGGGCAAGAAGGTCCGGCCCGGCCGTCGGCGCCGGGAGAACTTCTGGCGTGAGCTGCCGCTGCTGATCGTCGTCGCGCTGGTGCTCACGTTCACGATCCAGACGTTCCTCGCGAAGGTCTACGTGATCCCGTCCGGGTCGATGGAGACCACGTTGCACGGCTGCACCGGCTGCAACAACGACCGGGTGCTCGTCGACAAGGTCACCTACCGGTTCACCGATCCCGCCCCCGGCGACGTCGTGGTCTTCCGCGGTCCCGACGGCTGGATCAACACCGAGTTCTCGGCGCCGCAGTCGGACAACGCACTGGTCAACGGCTTGCAGCAGTTCGGGTCGCTGATCGGGCTCGCGCCTCCGGACGAGAAGGACTTCGTCAAGCGCGTCATCGCGGTGGGCGGGCAGACCGTGCAGTGCTGCGACAGCCGCGACCGACTCATCGTCGACGGCGACCCCCTCGACGAGCCCTATGTCTACTTCCTTCCCGAGGCCGGACCGGCGCGTGAGCAGCGGTTCGACCCGGTCACGGTGCCCGAGGGCCAGCTCTGGATGATGGGCGACAGCCGCAACAACTCGTCGGACTCCCGGGCCAACGGGCACGGGGCGGTGCCGGTGGAGAACGTCATCGGCCAGGCGCGGCTGATCGTCCTGCCGTTCGGCCGCTTCGGCTGGATCGACGCGATCGACCCCCAGACGCAGGCCGTCGGCATGGGCGTCTTCAACGGCGCCGGTACGCCGCTCGCCATGGGCCTGCTCGGTACGCTCCCGCTGGCCGTCTGGCGCCGCCGCCGGGCGGACCGCGGCGACCCCGTCCTGCCCTGA
- the rplS gene encoding 50S ribosomal protein L19 — MNTLDALDAQMLRSDIPAFRPGDTLKVHVKVIEGTRSRVQIFQGVVIRRHGAGARETFTVRKVSFGVGVERTFPVHSPNLDKIEIFTRGDVRRAKLYYLRDLRGKAAKIKEKRETTSAS; from the coding sequence ATGAACACCCTGGACGCACTGGACGCACAGATGCTGCGCTCCGACATCCCCGCCTTCCGGCCGGGCGACACGCTCAAGGTGCACGTGAAGGTCATCGAGGGCACGCGCTCCCGGGTGCAGATCTTCCAGGGTGTCGTCATCCGCCGCCACGGCGCGGGCGCCCGCGAGACCTTCACGGTCCGCAAGGTCTCGTTCGGGGTCGGCGTCGAGCGCACCTTCCCGGTGCACTCCCCGAACCTCGACAAGATCGAGATCTTCACCCGGGGCGACGTGCGCCGCGCGAAGCTCTACTACCTCCGTGACCTGCGCGGCAAGGCCGCGAAGATCAAGGAGAAGCGCGAGACGACGTCCGCGTCCTGA
- a CDS encoding Clp protease N-terminal domain-containing protein, producing the protein MFERFTEKARQVVVLAQEEARERRADSIRSEHLLAALYGVPGNLALTVLEAHSVDAQDVRSDVDALRGGLGPADAEALSTLGIDLDEVRRQVEDAFGPGALDRPRSRGRRWFSGHIPFDRDAKKALELALREALRSRHNYIGCEHVLLGLLRSDGAAQAILLARGARLDSARVIVEELLRGRRAG; encoded by the coding sequence ATGTTCGAGAGGTTCACCGAGAAGGCCCGGCAGGTCGTCGTGCTGGCGCAGGAGGAGGCGCGCGAGCGGCGGGCCGACAGCATCCGGTCCGAGCACCTGCTGGCAGCGCTGTACGGCGTGCCCGGCAACCTCGCGCTGACCGTGCTGGAGGCGCACTCCGTCGACGCGCAGGACGTGCGCTCGGACGTCGACGCGCTGCGCGGCGGGCTCGGCCCGGCCGACGCGGAGGCGCTCTCGACGCTGGGGATCGACCTCGACGAGGTGCGCCGCCAGGTCGAGGACGCGTTCGGGCCCGGGGCGCTCGACCGACCGCGCTCGAGGGGAAGGCGCTGGTTCTCCGGGCACATCCCGTTCGACCGCGACGCGAAGAAGGCGCTGGAGCTCGCGCTGCGCGAGGCGCTGAGAAGCAGGCACAACTACATCGGCTGCGAGCACGTGCTGCTCGGCCTCCTGCGTTCCGACGGCGCGGCGCAGGCGATCCTGCTCGCGCGTGGCGCCCGCCTGGACTCCGCCCGCGTCATCGTCGAGGAACTGCTCCGGGGGCGGCGGGCGGGCTGA